The region TTTTATTGATGCTCCAAGTTTTCTTGCTGCATTTACTATATCCTTATGTCTACTCCTATCTTGAGCTATAATAGTAATATTTCTTACATCTTTATTTAAAGCTTTTGCTGTATTTATTATATTTTCCTCAGGTGATTTATCTATATCTATTGCACCCTTAGCTTTTTTCCCTACAGCAATCTTTTTCATATACATATCTGGTGCATGAAGAAGGGAATCACCTGCTCCCATGGCAACTACGGCTATACCGTTAGATAATCCTTTCGCTATAAGCGTAGTGCCGTCAACAGGGTCAACTGCTATATCCATTTTAGGCATATCATCTTGCCACATTCCAACTTTTTGCCCTATATAGAGCATGGGAGCTTCATCTAATTCTCCTTCTCCTATTACTACTGTTCCTCTTATAGGCATAGACTTGAAGGCTTCATTCATTCCATCAACAGCTTTTTGATCCGCTTCGTTCTTGTCTCCTCTTCCTATTAACTTTGATGATCCAATGGCTGCCGCTTCTGTTACTTTCACAAGCCCAAGTTCCATAAATTCATATATCAATGCTAATCACCCTTCCAACATGATGATATTTCTA is a window of Clostridium pasteurianum DNA encoding:
- the glpX gene encoding class II fructose-bisphosphatase, with the translated sequence MIYEFMELGLVKVTEAAAIGSSKLIGRGDKNEADQKAVDGMNEAFKSMPIRGTVVIGEGELDEAPMLYIGQKVGMWQDDMPKMDIAVDPVDGTTLIAKGLSNGIAVVAMGAGDSLLHAPDMYMKKIAVGKKAKGAIDIDKSPEENIINTAKALNKDVRNITIIAQDRSRHKDIVNAARKLGASIKLFGEGDVEAIVSCGLQNQGVDIFMGTGGAPEGVIAAAAIKCMGGDMQAKLIPHTDTEIERCKKMGIDDVSKSLTLNDLVKGEDVYFAATGITNCQFLHEVRFDECSCITNSVAMSLKAQNIRFIKTVYNV